One region of Roseovarius faecimaris genomic DNA includes:
- a CDS encoding ABC transporter ATP-binding protein, translating into MALDQESYTTADGRKIGGVVMEMKNITLRFGGVTAIENISFDIRQGEIRAIIGPNGAGKSSMLNVISGFYNPQEGEVWYKGQKRPPMKPYQVAQQGIARTFQNIALFEGMSVLDNVMTGRMRQMKAGLFAQALWKGKAEKEEVENREVVEKVIDFLEIQHIRKTPVGRLPYGLKKRVELARALAAEPSILLLDEPMAGMNVEEKEDMSRFVLDVNDEFGTTIALIEHDMGVVMDLSDRVVVMDYGKKIGDGTPDEVRNNQAVIDAYLGVAHD; encoded by the coding sequence ATGGCGCTTGATCAGGAAAGCTACACCACGGCAGATGGCCGCAAGATTGGCGGCGTGGTGATGGAGATGAAGAACATCACTCTGCGCTTTGGTGGTGTGACAGCGATCGAGAATATCTCGTTCGACATCCGCCAAGGTGAAATCCGCGCCATTATCGGCCCCAACGGTGCGGGCAAGTCCTCCATGCTCAACGTGATCAGCGGGTTCTACAACCCGCAGGAGGGCGAGGTCTGGTACAAGGGTCAGAAACGCCCGCCGATGAAGCCCTATCAGGTCGCGCAACAGGGCATTGCGCGCACGTTCCAGAATATCGCGTTGTTTGAAGGCATGTCAGTGCTCGACAATGTCATGACCGGGCGCATGCGGCAGATGAAAGCGGGTCTTTTCGCGCAGGCATTGTGGAAGGGCAAAGCCGAGAAGGAAGAAGTCGAGAACCGGGAAGTCGTGGAAAAGGTGATCGACTTTCTGGAAATTCAGCACATCCGCAAAACCCCGGTTGGCCGTTTGCCTTACGGACTGAAGAAGCGGGTGGAACTGGCGCGGGCTTTGGCCGCGGAACCGAGCATTCTTCTTCTGGATGAGCCGATGGCCGGCATGAACGTCGAAGAGAAAGAGGACATGAGCCGCTTTGTACTCGATGTGAATGACGAGTTCGGGACGACCATTGCACTCATCGAGCATGACATGGGCGTGGTGATGGACCTCTCTGACCGTGTCGTGGTGATGGACTATGGCAAGAAGATCGGGGACGGCACGCCCGATGAGGTGCGCAACAATCAGGCGGTGATCGATGCCTATCTGGGGGTGGCGCATGATTAA
- a CDS encoding branched-chain amino acid ABC transporter permease has translation MPEQLVFAMEVTLNGLMAGVLYALVALGFVLIYKASGIFNYAQGVMALFSAMTLVGIMSGQVPFAHLINAIFGTEIHHFGWHVPALLAILLTMLVMVGLAWLVNTIIFKHLVNQEPIILFMATIGLAYFLEGFGDIMWGADIKKLDVGLPQGINEVIDETTFQIFDYGFFIDNLDIVATIVAAALVFTLVVFAQYSKQGRAMRAVADDHQAALSVGISLNFIWVMVWSLAGFVALVAGIMWGTKSGVQFSLSLIALKALPVLMLGGFTSIPGAIVGGLIIGVGEKLFEFAIGPMVGGATENWFAYVLALVFLVFRPQGLFGEKIIERV, from the coding sequence ATGCCTGAACAACTGGTCTTTGCGATGGAGGTCACCCTGAACGGTCTGATGGCCGGGGTGCTCTATGCGCTTGTCGCCCTCGGGTTCGTGCTGATCTACAAGGCGTCAGGTATCTTCAATTATGCGCAGGGCGTCATGGCGCTCTTCTCAGCGATGACCCTGGTGGGGATCATGAGCGGGCAGGTGCCGTTCGCGCATCTGATCAATGCAATCTTCGGAACGGAAATTCACCATTTCGGATGGCATGTGCCCGCGCTTCTGGCGATCCTGCTGACCATGTTGGTAATGGTCGGGCTGGCCTGGCTTGTGAATACCATCATCTTCAAGCACCTCGTCAATCAGGAGCCGATCATCCTGTTCATGGCGACGATTGGCCTTGCCTATTTCCTCGAAGGGTTCGGGGATATCATGTGGGGTGCCGATATCAAGAAGCTCGACGTGGGACTGCCGCAAGGCATCAACGAAGTGATTGACGAGACGACTTTCCAGATTTTCGACTACGGGTTCTTCATCGACAATCTCGATATCGTGGCGACGATCGTGGCCGCGGCGCTGGTCTTTACGCTGGTTGTATTCGCGCAGTACTCCAAGCAGGGCCGGGCGATGCGCGCAGTGGCGGATGACCACCAGGCCGCGCTGTCTGTCGGGATCTCGCTCAACTTCATCTGGGTGATGGTGTGGTCGCTCGCCGGGTTCGTGGCGCTGGTCGCGGGCATCATGTGGGGCACCAAATCAGGCGTGCAGTTCTCGCTGTCACTTATCGCGCTCAAGGCTCTTCCCGTGCTGATGCTGGGCGGCTTTACGTCCATCCCGGGCGCGATTGTCGGAGGGTTGATCATCGGGGTCGGTGAGAAACTCTTTGAGTTTGCCATTGGCCCGATGGTGGGCGGGGCCACCGAAAACTGGTTCGCCTATGTGCTGGCGCTCGTGTTCCTCGTCTTCCGGCCGCAAGGGCTGTTTGGCGAAAAGATCATCGAGAGGGTGTAG
- a CDS encoding branched-chain amino acid ABC transporter permease, which yields MFYREAGDFKTSYTEDNQTFPIKFDRYRYYAVLLVAFAIVPFVINDYWVNAVFLPFLIYAIAAIGLNILTGYCGQVSLGTGGFMAVGAYSCYKLMTGFPEINIFFHIILSGGITAAVCVAFGLPSLRIKGFYLAVATLAAQFFLVWMFNKVSWFYNYSASGQINAPERTVFGVPVTGAETQPWAAYLFCLVFVVACAVIARNLTRGTQGRKWMAIRDMDIAAEIIGVNPLKAKLSAFAVSGFFVGISGALFFAVYLGAVEVGEAFGITKSFLVLFMIIIGGLGSIFGSFAGAAFLVLLPVLLKNILVGTLGWPTDLAAHLEFMIVGALIITFLILEPHGLAQLWRVAKEKLRLWPFPH from the coding sequence ATGTTTTATCGTGAAGCGGGCGATTTCAAGACGTCCTATACCGAAGACAACCAGACCTTCCCGATCAAGTTCGACCGGTACCGCTACTATGCCGTGCTGCTTGTTGCTTTCGCGATCGTGCCCTTCGTGATCAATGACTATTGGGTCAATGCGGTGTTCCTGCCCTTCCTAATCTACGCGATTGCCGCGATCGGGCTGAACATCCTGACGGGCTATTGCGGGCAGGTCTCTCTCGGCACCGGTGGGTTCATGGCGGTGGGGGCCTATAGCTGCTACAAGCTGATGACCGGGTTCCCTGAGATCAACATCTTCTTTCACATCATCCTGTCCGGTGGGATTACGGCAGCGGTCTGTGTGGCGTTCGGTCTGCCAAGCCTGCGCATCAAGGGGTTTTACCTGGCGGTGGCGACGCTTGCCGCGCAGTTCTTCCTTGTCTGGATGTTCAACAAGGTGAGCTGGTTCTACAACTATTCGGCATCGGGCCAGATCAACGCGCCGGAGCGCACCGTGTTTGGTGTGCCGGTGACGGGTGCCGAGACCCAACCCTGGGCGGCCTATCTCTTCTGCCTGGTCTTCGTGGTCGCCTGTGCCGTCATCGCGCGGAACCTCACACGCGGGACCCAGGGGCGCAAATGGATGGCCATTCGCGACATGGACATCGCCGCCGAGATCATCGGGGTGAACCCGCTCAAGGCCAAGCTTTCCGCTTTCGCGGTCTCCGGCTTTTTCGTGGGTATCTCGGGCGCGCTTTTCTTTGCAGTCTATCTCGGGGCCGTCGAAGTGGGCGAGGCCTTTGGCATCACCAAATCGTTCCTGGTGCTGTTCATGATCATCATCGGGGGCCTCGGCAGCATCTTTGGCAGCTTTGCCGGAGCGGCGTTCCTTGTGCTTTTGCCAGTGCTTTTGAAGAATATCCTGGTGGGCACGCTGGGCTGGCCGACAGATCTTGCAGCGCATCTTGAGTTCATGATCGTCGGTGCGCTGATTATCACGTTCCTCATCCTTGAGCCGCACGGGCTGGCACAGCTCTGGCGCGTGGCCAAGGAAAAACTGAGACTTTGGCCCTTCCCGCACTGA
- a CDS encoding ABC transporter substrate-binding protein, which yields MKTKLFTAVAAAMMAAAPALADLVIVDTSYRTGPYAANGIPFSDGYQDYFTLLNERDGGIGGEMVRIVECETGYNTEKGVECYEATKGEGALVYQPLSTGITYQLIPKATADGIPLHTMGYGRTSAKNGSVFNWVFNYPANYWDGASLAVTHILDQNGGDINGKTIALVYHNSAYGKEPIRTLEGLAAKHGFNLTLLPVDHPGQEQKSQWLQIRREKPDYVLMWGWGVMNQVAIQEAVNIRFPMENFIGIWWSGSENDVKAAGDKANGYKALTFHNLGSDYPVYADIQKHVVDAGKAAGAGDQVGTVLYNRGMYAAMLAAEAIKTAQEMHGTAAITSAQMRDGMENLEITEAKMAAIGLPNFGPEFKVSCENHGGNGFGAVSQWNAEAGSFELITEYYQSDQEIIQPLVDEDSAAFAAENGIEPGC from the coding sequence ATGAAAACCAAACTTTTCACAGCTGTCGCGGCGGCCATGATGGCTGCGGCTCCGGCGCTGGCGGATCTCGTGATCGTCGACACGAGCTATCGCACCGGGCCCTACGCGGCGAACGGTATCCCGTTCTCGGATGGCTATCAGGACTATTTCACCCTGCTCAATGAACGCGATGGCGGCATTGGCGGCGAGATGGTGCGGATTGTCGAATGCGAGACCGGCTATAACACCGAGAAAGGCGTGGAATGCTACGAGGCGACCAAGGGTGAAGGCGCACTGGTCTATCAGCCTCTGTCGACCGGCATCACCTATCAGCTGATCCCGAAAGCCACGGCTGACGGTATCCCGCTTCACACCATGGGTTATGGCCGGACTTCGGCCAAGAATGGCTCTGTCTTCAACTGGGTCTTCAACTATCCGGCCAACTACTGGGACGGCGCCTCGCTGGCGGTGACGCATATCCTCGATCAGAACGGTGGCGATATCAATGGCAAGACGATCGCGCTGGTCTATCACAACTCCGCCTACGGCAAAGAGCCGATCCGGACCCTCGAAGGGCTGGCCGCGAAGCACGGGTTCAACCTGACTCTGCTGCCGGTCGACCACCCCGGTCAGGAGCAAAAGTCGCAATGGCTGCAGATCCGCCGCGAGAAGCCGGATTATGTGCTGATGTGGGGCTGGGGCGTGATGAACCAGGTCGCCATTCAGGAAGCCGTGAACATCCGTTTCCCGATGGAGAACTTCATCGGCATCTGGTGGTCGGGTTCCGAGAATGACGTGAAAGCGGCTGGCGACAAGGCCAATGGCTACAAGGCGCTGACCTTCCACAACCTCGGCTCGGACTACCCGGTCTATGCGGACATCCAGAAACATGTCGTGGATGCCGGCAAAGCCGCTGGTGCCGGCGATCAGGTGGGCACCGTGCTCTACAACCGCGGCATGTATGCCGCGATGCTGGCCGCCGAAGCGATCAAGACTGCGCAGGAAATGCATGGCACTGCGGCAATCACCTCGGCACAGATGCGTGACGGGATGGAGAACCTTGAAATCACCGAAGCCAAGATGGCGGCGATTGGCCTGCCCAACTTTGGCCCGGAGTTCAAGGTGAGCTGCGAAAACCACGGCGGCAATGGCTTTGGTGCTGTGTCGCAGTGGAATGCGGAAGCTGGCTCGTTTGAGCTGATCACCGAGTACTATCAGTCGGACCAGGAGATCATCCAGCCGCTGGTGGACGAAGACTCGGCAGCCTTTGCAGCGGAAAACGGCATCGAGCCGGGCTGCTGA
- a CDS encoding ABC transporter ATP-binding protein — protein sequence MLDAAETQETLLEVNNIEVIYNHVILVLKGVSLKVPKGGITALLGGNGAGKTTTLKAISNLLKSERGEVTKGSISYRGERVQDLIPSDLVKKGVIQVMEGRHCFEHLTVEENLLTGAYTRGSSRGEIDADLNMVYEYFPRLKERRRSQAGYTSGGEQQMCAIGRALMSRPETILLDEPSMGLAPQLVEQIFSIVKSLNEEEGYTFLLAEQNTNVALRFAQYGYILESGRVVMDGPAAELRENPDVKEFYLGMSDEGRKSFRDVRSYRRRKRWLS from the coding sequence ATGCTGGACGCGGCCGAGACACAAGAGACCTTGCTGGAGGTCAACAATATCGAGGTGATCTACAACCACGTGATCCTCGTGCTGAAGGGTGTGTCTTTGAAAGTGCCGAAGGGCGGGATCACGGCCCTTCTCGGTGGCAATGGCGCAGGCAAGACCACGACGCTCAAGGCGATCTCGAACCTGCTGAAATCAGAGCGGGGCGAGGTGACCAAAGGGTCGATCAGCTATCGCGGTGAACGGGTGCAGGACCTGATCCCGTCCGATCTGGTGAAGAAAGGCGTCATCCAGGTGATGGAAGGGCGGCATTGCTTCGAGCACCTGACTGTTGAAGAGAACCTTCTGACCGGCGCCTATACGCGCGGGTCAAGCCGGGGCGAGATCGATGCCGATCTGAACATGGTCTATGAGTATTTCCCGCGCTTGAAAGAGCGGCGCCGGTCGCAAGCCGGTTACACATCGGGCGGCGAACAGCAGATGTGCGCGATTGGTCGTGCACTGATGAGCCGGCCCGAGACCATCCTGCTGGACGAGCCGTCTATGGGCCTTGCCCCGCAGCTGGTGGAACAGATTTTCAGTATCGTGAAGTCCCTGAACGAAGAAGAAGGCTATACCTTCCTTCTGGCCGAGCAGAACACAAACGTCGCGCTGCGCTTTGCGCAATATGGGTATATTCTGGAGAGCGGCCGCGTGGTGATGGACGGGCCTGCGGCGGAGCTGCGGGAAAACCCCGACGTCAAGGAATTCTACCTCGGCATGTCCGACGAGGGGCGCAAAAGCTTCCGCGACGTGCGCAGCTATCGCCGTCGCAAGAGGTGGCTGAGCTGA
- a CDS encoding phenylacetate--CoA ligase family protein, with protein sequence MSQYFDNLETQSADQRAARIATLLTEQIARAQALPGYAETLSGVEAAGVTSIDALASLPVLRKADLSQAQKASAPFGGLTSHGAAGFAHVFQSPGPIYEPGMIGQDWWRMGRFLNACGVGRGDIVQNCFGYHLTPAGMIFENGARAVGAAVLPAGTGQTELQVQAAHDIGVTAYAGTPDYLKVILDKADEMGLPLQITKAAVGGGALFPSLRQEYADRGIACLQCYATADLGNIAYESPAQEGLIVDEGVLVEIVTPGTGDPVAPGEVGEVVVTTLNPDYPLIRFATGDLSAVLEGESPCGRTNLRIKGWMGRADQTTKIKGMFVRPEQVAALVQRHDEIKRARVIASREGEMDVMTVKIEAEGGDPETYAGAVSDVLKLKGKVEIVATGSLPNDGKVIEDLRSYD encoded by the coding sequence ATGAGCCAGTATTTCGATAATCTCGAAACCCAGAGTGCAGATCAGCGTGCTGCGCGGATCGCCACGCTGTTGACTGAACAGATCGCGCGGGCACAAGCCCTTCCGGGGTATGCTGAAACACTTTCAGGCGTGGAGGCGGCGGGTGTGACCTCGATTGACGCGCTTGCTTCGTTGCCGGTGCTGCGCAAGGCCGATCTTAGTCAGGCGCAAAAGGCGTCGGCCCCTTTTGGCGGCTTGACATCGCATGGCGCTGCGGGGTTTGCGCATGTGTTTCAATCACCCGGCCCGATCTATGAGCCGGGCATGATCGGTCAGGATTGGTGGCGCATGGGGCGGTTTCTCAATGCGTGCGGGGTCGGCCGGGGCGATATCGTACAGAACTGTTTCGGCTATCACCTGACGCCGGCGGGCATGATCTTTGAGAACGGCGCACGGGCCGTGGGCGCGGCGGTGCTGCCCGCCGGTACCGGCCAGACCGAGCTTCAGGTTCAGGCGGCCCACGACATTGGCGTCACGGCCTATGCGGGCACACCGGATTACCTGAAGGTGATCCTCGACAAAGCCGATGAGATGGGCCTGCCCCTCCAAATCACCAAGGCGGCGGTGGGCGGCGGGGCTCTGTTTCCATCCCTGCGGCAGGAGTATGCAGATCGGGGGATCGCCTGCCTGCAATGTTACGCGACCGCCGATCTGGGCAATATCGCCTATGAAAGCCCGGCGCAGGAAGGTCTGATCGTCGATGAGGGCGTGCTTGTCGAAATCGTCACGCCAGGCACGGGTGATCCGGTGGCACCGGGAGAAGTGGGTGAAGTGGTGGTGACCACGCTCAATCCCGATTACCCGCTGATCCGCTTTGCCACGGGGGATCTGAGTGCCGTGCTGGAAGGCGAAAGCCCTTGCGGGCGCACGAACCTGCGGATCAAGGGCTGGATGGGCCGCGCTGATCAGACCACCAAGATCAAGGGCATGTTCGTGCGGCCCGAGCAGGTGGCGGCCCTGGTCCAGCGTCATGACGAGATCAAGCGCGCCCGGGTCATTGCCAGCCGCGAGGGCGAGATGGATGTGATGACGGTCAAGATCGAGGCAGAAGGCGGCGACCCGGAGACTTATGCGGGCGCTGTCAGTGACGTTCTGAAGCTGAAAGGCAAAGTGGAAATCGTCGCGACAGGGTCCCTGCCGAACGATGGCAAGGTGATCGAGGATCTGCGCAGCTACGACTGA
- a CDS encoding NAD(P)/FAD-dependent oxidoreductase, protein MSAPLNIVVIGAGICGLSSAIWLRRAGHEVTLIDKDAPGAGASYGNAGLLAQWGIVPINTPGLGRNGLKYLADRDAPLFMQWRHFPKLIPWLLKLLSHANDDGVRHMSSALHTLLGDSLAQHQALTRGTDAARFVAPSDFIYTYESRAAFDADKYTWTIRQEAGYGVELIEGAAVQEVEPILNPEVTCLALTKGHGHILDPGGYMQALADVLQAEGGHYRQAEARDFILKDGRISSIVTSQGNLPCDAAVLTAGIWSKPLMHKLGLAVPLEVERGHHLHFRNPSDMPRTPMMIAKGKFVATPMSTGLRCAGTVELGGLDSTPSRAPLALIEKFTKWAFPDLTYEAAEEWVGFRPSTPDSLPLIGEIGATGVHAAFGHQHIGLTGGPKTGRWVADMISGKRPNLDLAPFDAGRFAR, encoded by the coding sequence ATGTCTGCGCCGTTGAATATCGTCGTGATCGGGGCCGGCATTTGCGGGCTGAGCTCCGCTATCTGGCTGCGCCGGGCCGGACACGAAGTCACCCTGATCGACAAGGATGCCCCTGGTGCGGGGGCCTCCTATGGCAATGCCGGGCTTCTGGCGCAGTGGGGTATCGTCCCGATCAACACGCCGGGACTGGGGCGGAACGGGCTGAAATACCTCGCTGATCGCGACGCCCCGCTCTTTATGCAGTGGCGCCATTTCCCCAAGCTTATCCCGTGGCTTCTCAAACTTCTGTCGCATGCCAATGATGATGGTGTCCGGCATATGTCATCTGCGCTTCACACGCTGCTTGGCGATAGTCTTGCACAGCATCAGGCGCTGACGCGTGGAACCGATGCCGCGCGGTTCGTCGCGCCAAGCGACTTTATATACACCTACGAATCCCGCGCCGCCTTTGACGCAGACAAATACACCTGGACCATCCGGCAAGAGGCAGGGTACGGCGTTGAGCTGATCGAAGGGGCTGCGGTGCAGGAGGTCGAACCGATTCTGAATCCGGAGGTCACCTGCCTCGCTCTGACCAAGGGGCACGGTCACATTCTCGACCCCGGCGGATACATGCAGGCGCTCGCCGATGTTCTGCAGGCCGAAGGTGGACACTATCGCCAGGCCGAGGCCCGGGATTTTATCCTGAAGGATGGCAGGATCAGCAGCATCGTGACCAGTCAGGGGAACTTGCCCTGTGACGCGGCCGTGCTGACGGCAGGCATCTGGTCGAAGCCTCTGATGCACAAGCTTGGACTGGCAGTGCCATTGGAAGTGGAGCGCGGTCACCATCTGCATTTTCGCAATCCATCCGACATGCCGCGCACGCCGATGATGATCGCCAAAGGCAAGTTTGTTGCCACCCCCATGTCGACTGGCCTTCGTTGCGCGGGAACGGTCGAGCTGGGCGGGCTCGATAGTACGCCATCCCGGGCCCCGCTGGCGCTGATCGAGAAATTTACCAAATGGGCCTTCCCCGACCTGACCTATGAGGCAGCCGAGGAATGGGTCGGCTTTCGCCCCTCCACCCCTGACAGTCTGCCCCTGATTGGAGAGATCGGCGCCACCGGGGTGCACGCCGCTTTCGGACATCAGCATATCGGGCTTACCGGCGGGCCCAAGACCGGGCGCTGGGTCGCGGATATGATATCAGGAAAACGCCCGAATTTGGATCTTGCCCCATTCGACGCGGGTCGTTTCGCTCGGTAA
- a CDS encoding phytanoyl-CoA dioxygenase family protein — translation MTTLTQDQKDAFWRDGVLVVEDAVTAEQLQALRETFEGWVEESRAHTSDYGETLDGRPRFDLQPGHNAETPGLRRVQSPEEVSDVYLDIMRNARTVDICAELIGPAIRFHHGKVNSKLPGTATEVKWHQDFPFEPMTNDDMITALLFIDDVTLENGPLEVVPGTHKGPIHSHWHDGVFTGAVSDDVMVPHRDNIIKCTGKAGSVCLMHANLLHGSAPNLSDGPRTLYIATYYAEDAIELSPNHLPSKYMHEVVRGEASGRVRCSTYEMQIPEKPTDTSFFAQQAQAAMG, via the coding sequence ATGACCACCCTTACTCAGGATCAGAAAGACGCCTTCTGGCGCGATGGTGTGCTGGTTGTGGAAGATGCGGTCACCGCAGAACAGTTGCAGGCCCTGCGCGAAACCTTCGAAGGCTGGGTCGAGGAAAGCCGGGCCCATACCAGCGATTACGGAGAAACGCTCGATGGCCGCCCGCGGTTCGATCTGCAACCGGGACATAACGCCGAGACGCCGGGCCTGCGCCGCGTTCAATCTCCCGAAGAAGTCTCGGATGTCTATCTCGACATCATGCGCAACGCGCGTACCGTCGATATTTGCGCCGAACTGATCGGGCCTGCCATCCGCTTCCATCATGGCAAGGTGAACTCAAAACTGCCGGGCACCGCGACGGAAGTGAAATGGCATCAGGATTTCCCGTTTGAGCCGATGACCAATGACGACATGATCACAGCGCTTCTGTTCATCGACGACGTGACACTGGAGAACGGCCCGCTCGAAGTGGTGCCCGGCACCCATAAGGGACCGATCCATTCGCATTGGCACGATGGTGTCTTTACCGGGGCAGTATCCGATGATGTGATGGTGCCGCACCGGGACAACATCATCAAATGTACAGGCAAGGCAGGCTCGGTGTGCCTGATGCATGCCAATCTGCTGCATGGTTCGGCGCCCAACCTCTCGGATGGGCCGCGCACGCTCTATATCGCCACCTATTATGCCGAGGATGCGATCGAGCTGAGCCCGAACCACCTTCCCAGCAAATACATGCACGAAGTGGTGCGCGGCGAAGCCTCGGGGCGGGTGCGCTGCTCGACCTACGAAATGCAGATTCCCGAAAAACCGACCGACACGTCCTTCTTCGCTCAGCAGGCACAAGCGGCCATGGGCTGA
- a CDS encoding GntR family transcriptional regulator: MTTRVAAEPLFRQIVEDLKRLIDEGNLPEHAPLPSERVVAEHHDVSRMTARRALEAIEAEGLAYSKDRQGRFVSPRRLNYDVNSMESFAERAARDGIAVEAERVSTRQIPASPERARALQVEPGTALVETCRLFRRDGHATFLETETVILAHCEALGAAPPQEQRYSPLGHMADIVIRMRAMEPEEADLLGAMPHQPGIEQLQQVRDAEGLLICHVRQIWRGELAQFSARALLAE; the protein is encoded by the coding sequence ATGACCACACGCGTCGCCGCCGAACCGCTCTTTCGCCAGATCGTGGAAGATCTGAAGCGGCTGATCGATGAAGGTAACTTGCCGGAGCATGCGCCGCTGCCCTCGGAACGGGTTGTGGCAGAGCATCATGATGTCAGCCGCATGACGGCGCGCCGGGCGCTGGAGGCCATCGAGGCCGAGGGGCTGGCCTATAGCAAGGACAGGCAGGGACGTTTCGTCTCTCCCAGGCGGCTGAATTATGACGTGAACTCGATGGAAAGCTTCGCCGAGCGCGCAGCGCGTGACGGGATCGCAGTGGAGGCCGAGAGGGTCAGCACCCGGCAGATTCCGGCCTCACCAGAGCGCGCCCGTGCGTTGCAGGTTGAGCCGGGTACAGCCCTGGTGGAAACCTGCCGCCTTTTTCGCCGTGATGGTCACGCGACCTTTCTGGAAACCGAAACCGTGATCCTGGCCCATTGCGAAGCGCTCGGCGCCGCGCCTCCGCAAGAGCAGCGCTATAGCCCGCTGGGACATATGGCCGATATCGTGATCCGCATGCGTGCGATGGAGCCGGAAGAGGCGGACCTTCTGGGTGCCATGCCCCACCAGCCCGGGATCGAGCAGTTGCAGCAGGTGCGTGACGCCGAAGGATTGCTGATCTGCCACGTGCGCCAGATCTGGCGGGGGGAACTTGCGCAATTCTCAGCGCGGGCGCTTCTGGCGGAGTGA
- the ykgO gene encoding type B 50S ribosomal protein L36 yields the protein MKVRNSLRSLKNRHRDCRVVRRKGRVYVINKTQRRFKARQG from the coding sequence ATGAAGGTCCGTAATTCGCTTCGCTCGCTCAAGAACCGGCACCGTGATTGCCGTGTCGTGCGCCGCAAAGGCCGCGTCTACGTGATCAACAAGACCCAGCGCCGGTTCAAAGCCCGCCAGGGCTGA
- a CDS encoding N-formylglutamate amidohydrolase: protein MPNIAYHLMHPERRTTSVVFASPHSGRDYPWSFLRKTRLNAHNIRSSEDAFVDRLFDCAPQMGAPFIKAGAPRAFVDLNRNVDELDPALIEGAPQAGHNPRVTSGLGVIPRVVANGQAIYSGKISLDEARRRIDDFWRPYHRALAGQLDQAHLMFGQAILVDCHSMPHEAMDSFAGTGVRRPEVVIGDRFGASARGEIVDRIEAAFVAMGLHVVRNTPFAGAYIAQHYGRPNAGRHALQIEIDRSLYMNEQLIRPNGNFESFKAALREVIAEIAAIGRTSTQRLAAE from the coding sequence ATGCCGAACATCGCATATCATCTGATGCACCCGGAACGCCGCACCACATCCGTGGTCTTTGCCTCGCCCCATAGCGGGCGGGACTATCCGTGGTCTTTTCTGCGCAAGACGCGGCTGAACGCGCATAACATTCGCAGTTCGGAAGATGCCTTTGTGGACCGGCTGTTTGACTGCGCGCCACAGATGGGGGCGCCTTTCATCAAGGCGGGTGCGCCTCGGGCGTTTGTGGACCTCAACCGCAATGTTGACGAACTGGATCCCGCCCTGATCGAGGGGGCGCCCCAAGCCGGGCATAACCCCCGCGTGACATCGGGCCTGGGTGTCATTCCGCGTGTCGTTGCCAATGGGCAGGCGATCTATTCCGGCAAAATCAGCCTGGACGAGGCGCGGCGGCGGATTGATGATTTCTGGCGGCCTTATCATCGGGCGCTGGCCGGGCAGCTTGATCAGGCGCATCTGATGTTTGGTCAGGCGATCCTGGTGGATTGCCATTCCATGCCGCATGAGGCGATGGACAGTTTCGCGGGCACTGGTGTTCGGCGGCCAGAAGTCGTGATCGGCGACCGCTTCGGCGCATCGGCGCGCGGCGAGATTGTGGACCGGATCGAGGCTGCCTTCGTTGCGATGGGCCTGCATGTCGTCCGCAACACCCCCTTCGCCGGAGCCTATATTGCCCAGCATTACGGGCGGCCCAACGCGGGCCGCCATGCGTTGCAGATCGAGATTGACCGTTCGCTCTACATGAATGAGCAACTCATCCGCCCGAACGGTAATTTCGAGAGCTTCAAGGCAGCGTTGCGTGAGGTGATCGCCGAGATTGCCGCGATCGGACGGACCTCCACACAGAGATTGGCTGCAGAATAG